tttataactcggttaaatacgtttacaagtgtatgtgttttggtaatgcctcgtaccctattccggtgttggatacgggtaaggggtgttacatgacccgactgttaattattattttttatatattttttattttttcctttttcttttctttttcttttcttttttcttcttctccttcttcttcttcttcttcttcttcttcttcttcttcacgaGCCCTAGCCGCCGCGCCGCGCCGTCGCTTGTGCCGTCGCCGTCGTCTTCGCCGTCGAGCCGCTGTCGGAGGCTCtcctcttcttctcctttctcctctctttctctccttttcctcttctttttctcttttttgcaagtttttttttattttttttttcgtgGGTGTTCTCATTTTTGGAGTTTAAACTCCTTTTTATAGttggttttgcttcttttttgcaggtagcaagtggggaaggagcagccacccatgtttatggcctgaaaatctgggaagtgggtgccccaaatcatgcaacttgtctgaaggaccaaatcgcaaatgcagcaaaacttctggggctaaatgtaatttttagaaaatttaggattaaaatgaaatttaatgaaagtttaggggtctaagtgaaatttaaagaaagtttaagggtcaaaatgaaatttaggaaaagtttaggtgtcaaaatgcaatttttatttttttaatttttttttttgaaattttgaaaattaaacacaaactctagtcggacaaaaatttagtgcttacaccCGTATATCTGCATGCTAGAGATGTCCATAGACCAAATTAAGTCGAGTTGAGGctcaatttttaaaaacattttaaattcaagttCGAACCCGACTCAACAGAGAAACTCAttactatttaaaattaataaaataataatttttatttttatttttatattaatcttTACATAttcttataattaaaattaaataaaaatattttatttacattcGGGCCGAACCTGATCGTGACAAAGCCTCTTTATTCAAGCCGGTCCCAAAGTCGAGCGGGCCACCCGACCATGGACAGCGGGCCACCCGACCATGGACATCTCTAgtgtatttatataaatataatataacatattaaaaacaattcaagaaagaaaaaagtaaatCTAGAAGTAGTGTAATTGAAATTTACCAAAAAGCAATATAGAAGACAAGAGGTTTTATCTGGTTAGAGCTCCGGGACTGATCGGTTTTCCGGCAACAAAAACAACCGGTGGcgacatttattattatttttgcgaTCAAAAGCATGAGGGCCGATATTAAGCCAAGTGCATGCGCTGAGTTCTTTGGATATACACATTGACCAGAAGCGTCTATCGTTACTTGCGAagtctgcaaaaaaaaaaaaactcaatatatagaaaaacataattagaaaaccttaaaaaaaattacaaattttgatgcttttttaaaaaaaaaaatttttaccTTAACCCTTGTAGATTCAGCTGCAAAGCCAGTAATGGCTGATATTATCCCCAAAAGGATCACAACGAAGCATATAATTATTCcatttttctccatttctttactttcttttacTTTCCTGGGAAAAATTCTGGGGTTTTCTGTTTGGtttatgagaaaaagaaaagaagaaaatctGTTACCTAGGAATGTCTGAATTCTGAAACCAAAAGCTTTGTTGTTTGTGTGGTGGCTTTCATTGGGATGTCCTTATGCAATATTTATAGGATTTTTTGGCtaacatatattatattaaagtaattattttatttaatgtaaaataatattttaaaggcattaatctatactattattaaatttttgactaaattgatgTCATATgagttaattaaaaattaattcaattaaaaatatttaatttttttcaaaattaaataaattttattataaataatttttttctatatttttatagaaaatctatataaattaatttaaacctataaaaatattgatttaaacTTAAGATATAAAAATTCCCAAAAGactcaattttatcatttcaactaaAGATTaattgcttttatatatatatatatatatatatatagttttgatataattttttcACTGACATCTGGGTatgctataatatatatataaattattattagatatattagCTGTAGGGTTTTTTTAACTACACAAATGAGATGAAAAAACCGTCATATGTCattatttagttttaaatttttttttaaataccaaCTAAGAATACATAatgatttttaactttatttgTGGAGTTAAAAAATTTCACCGCTAAtacatcaaataaattttttatattttagtctcTAATTGAGTTGATGTCATGAGTCTCTTCTTGTTTCATTATGTGAGTTAGATGAACCTTTTATTATGTTATATCATTAGGATAATAATTTATCAACTTACTAGTTCTTTTCATGAGACACAAACAGGAGAATTTATCCTGAAAGCGGAAAAAACTACTAAAACTTCACGAAAGCCTCAGAAGGGTTTATGTACAAACAATGGGCAAGCCCCTATAGATTGTATCTGAAGACAAGAAAAGAGATTTTTTTACGTCAACAACAGAAGCCGAAGCTCATGGATTTGTGGATCTTGTAgcggttaaataagttaaataacaaAAAACAATAGGAACGATTTCACACCAATCCACAATTTAATTAAGAATTAACTCAATCAAGAAATGACTAAAAATACATTCTTTgtacaaaataacaaatatttttttattttatataaaatttataaaaattaatttataaataaaatcagaaaaatatcctAACTTACatcaatttataaatatatttcaaccaaaattttattcatattttaggTAAAATATTTTACACTTTACATCTTATTCGTACCATAATCtagtttattattaaattatatttaaaatgagGTATTAACCTAAGTTTTTGGCCGGCGAAAACGAGTCAAATCTTaaaactaaaacaataatttagtTTGTAAGTTACTATATGTTATCtcatatttttaatgtatttttataaCTATATTTAATGTATATTCGATGAAGTATTTTGTCTCTCTACTTTATTGAAAGTTTAAATGTTTGAAGAGGTGACGAATTTATAGGGTGAGAGCGCTAAAGCAACGCAAAGGTTGTTGGCAAGTGTCTCAGTctcctaaaacaaaaaaaattcaatcttgaccttttaaattttataaaactttaaattaataCGTGATAAAATTGTATATTGATCCTGAAAAATGATATAAACTATTAGAATGATGAAATTGCATTTTAActcttataaaaaatataaaactgaAATTCACCCTCAAAAATTTCTGACTTTACTTCTGGGGAGTTCTTTGTTGGGAGCCAAAAAAGGTGAACCATGCATGTTACGCATGATTGGACTTGAAGCCATATCTCACAATATATAAAAGATTTATGGGTGAAAAGTAAGTAAGAAGCTTTCACTCTATAAACTTGACCTCTTCATATATTCAAGTTTTCAACTAAGTCGAGAAAAAAAACTCTAACTGGAGACCAAAACTAAGGTCAAAATTTACGAAGAACCCAACGCAACAAATTAATTCCATTGGTTCTTCAGCGAAAGAAACAACAAGCTTTCTGATATTTTATAGTAAGCATTTTCCAACCATATAAGGACCAACAAATGAAGCTTGTTGCAGTTTTATTTTAActtcaataattttatttgattcgactttatttaaatttcatttcattcgatttaattcgaaaaaaaattaaatcgaattagaataataaaataggaaTCGTTAACTATACTAACTCaatttttttcactcgattctatCAGATATTAACCcttacaataaaatataaaaataccatAAAAATACACAAGCTAAAGAGACTAGAATTTCATCTTGACAGTTGGGTGATAATGTTACAAAGGTATTAAGCATGAAAGGATAAACAGATAGAACCAAAAAGGAATGACAAGCAATGAAGCTGCCCTATTGAATAATTGACTTAGTAATTGACAACCtccaaattataataaaaattatattttcattccATGTTTAATGAGGTTCCAACATTGAATGCTCAAGgtcaacttaattttttaaaaatatatttcatatttttatttaaatttttaaagtaaaatatagTCGAGGTCggtaaattattagtaaatttatgctttggtaatttaactttaaaaaattataaaattgtcattgaactatttgaaagctTCCATttatgtcactaaattattcgaaagctttttatttaaactattgagttgttgaaatttttttatagtcCGACTAGCGAGCTTCAAGCGACAATTCGACAATTAGCACGTGGATCAATACTCATCGGTGAGTAGAAGAGCATACATTAAATCAAGTCTATCTGATGGGTGATGTTGGATATCGAAGAAGAAAGCTAATTGGACTTTGGTTCGCAGATAAGTGAAATTGAAAGTTGttttatgaagaaaaaaaactaaactatagaagagaaggaaaatgagagctttcaattggtgtAGGTGTTGCAAATAGAGAAGGTcgtacaacaacaattttaacaacCTAGCCActtaaatgaaattttcaaatattttagtgaccattttataacttttctttttcaaaatgaaTAACTGaaacgtaaatttactaataaattaGTAACCTTATGATAATTTACCCTCCA
This is a stretch of genomic DNA from Gossypium hirsutum isolate 1008001.06 unplaced genomic scaffold, Gossypium_hirsutum_v2.1 scaffold_252, whole genome shotgun sequence. It encodes these proteins:
- the LOC107908324 gene encoding uncharacterized protein; amino-acid sequence: MEKNGIIICFVVILLGIISAITGFAAESTRVKTSQVTIDASGQCVYPKNSAHALGLISALMLLIAKIIINVATGCFCCRKTDQSRSSNQIKPLVFYIAFW